Sequence from the Ferroacidibacillus organovorans genome:
CAACAACCCAGAGACGGTCTCGACTGACTTTAACATGTCAGATCGCCTCTACTTTGAACCGCTTCACATCGAAGATGTCATGCACGTGATCGAACGTGAGCAGCCGCTTGGCGTCATCGTACAGTTCGGCGGGCAAACGGCGATCAACCTTTCCAAACCGCTGACAGAGCGCGGAATCCGCATTCTTGGCACGACGGTGGATGATATTGACCGCGCGGAAAACCGCGAACGGTTTGATGAGATGCTGACAAAACTCGCGATTGAGCGGCCGCAGGGTGTCACGGTGACAAGTGAGCAAGAGGCGATCGCGGCGACGGAGAAACTGCCGTTCCCGCTGCTCGTGCGTCCCTCCTATGTGCTTGGCGGGCGCGCGATGCAGATTGTCGACTCGGTTTCTGAACTCACTCGCTACATGCGGGAGGCGGTCCGTGTTTCAAAGGATCAGCCTGTGCTGATTGACCGCTACATGCTCGGAACGGAGGTGGAGGTTGACGCGATTTCAGACGGGGAGACCGTCGTGATCCCGGGGATCATGGAGCATGTCGAACGCTCGGGTGTCCACTCGGGCGACTCGATTGCAGTCTATCCAGCGCAGTCACTGTCAAGCGGTGTGCGCGAGCGGATCGTCGAGATCACGGTGAAAATCGCGCGCGAACTGAGTGTACTCGGTCTTGTCAACATTCAGTTTGTGATCCAGGATGAGCGCGTCTACGTCATTGAAGTAAACCCCCGCTCCTCGCGCACGGTGCCGTTTTTAAGCAAGATCACGCGCATTCCGATGGTGGATGTCGCGATGCACGCTGTGATGGGCGGAAAGTTAAAGGATCTCGGGTACGAGACGGGCCTTATCCCCGAGGCGGCGGCAGTCTCTGTCAAAGTTCCTGTCTTCTCATTTGCAAAGCTGCGCGATGTCGATGTGGAACTGGGCCCTGAGATGAAGTCGACCGGTGAAGTGATGGGCACGGATCAGAGTTTCCCGAAGGCCCTCTATAAAGGGCTTCTCGCGGCAGGATTTCGTCTGCCGACGCAAGGGGCGCTGATTGCGACGATCGCCGACAAGGATAAGGAAGAGGCGCTCCCCATTCTGCGCGGATTCGCAAAACTCGGCTTTTTCATCTACGCGACAGAAGGTACAGCAAACTTTTTAGAACGCTATGGCATTCGCGCGCAACTGGTCAACAAGTTGTCAACGGGACAAGAAGCATCGCTGCTTGACCTGATTCGCAGCGGCGAAGCGACGATGGTCATCAACACGCTGACGCGCGGGCGCACGCCAGAGCGCGACGGTTTTCGCATCCGGCGCGAGGCGGTGGAACACGCGATACCGTGCCTTACGTCGCTTGACACTGCGCGCGCTGTCTATGAGGTGCTCACAAGCATTCGCTTTCAGACAGAGCCGCTGGCGCTCCCCATACAGGGAGGTGGCGTGAATGCCAGTGCAGCGCGTTCTTGAACAGCGGGTCATCGGACCTGATCTTTACGCGCTCACATTCTCCGCGCCGCTAAAGCTGAGCGAGGGGGGCTATGAGCCCGGGCAGTTTTTGCATCTGCGCGTCACGGACTCTTTCGATTTTGTCCTGCGCCGCCCTCTCTCGCTCTGTCAAGTGCATGTCGAGCGTAACGCGATGACGGTGATGTATCGCGCGCAAGGAGCCGGCACCCGCCGGCTTGCGCGCTTGCGCGCAGGGGATGCGATTGATGTGTTGGGGCCGCTTGGAAAAGGTTTTCCGCTTCACGAAAAGGACCGCAGGGCACTTCTCATCGGGGGTGGCATCGGTGTTCCGCCGCTTGTCGAATTGGCGCGCCGGCTTTACGGGCGCGGCTGCGAGGTGATCTCTGTCATTGGTTTTCAAACGGCGGATCAGATCATTCTGCGCGAGGAGCTCAAAGCGTACGGCCGGGTTCATCTCGTGACAGATGATGGCACGGAAGGCGAGCGTGGCCGTGTGACAGACGTGCTTACCAAAGAGCTTTGCGCGGACGTGTCGCGCTATTATGCGTGCGGGCCGACGCCGATGCTTCGCGCAGTGCAAACGGTGATGCGCGAGCGCGAAATTCCAGGCTATCTCTCGCTTGAAGAGCGTATGGGGTGTGGCATCGGCATTTGTGTGGGGTGTGTTCACACAGTGCGGCGCGAGGGATGCGAGTCGTATGTCAAGACTTGTGTCGAAGGCCCCGTCTTTCTGGCGGAGGAGGTGGTCTTTTCGTGAATCTCGCGGTTAAGGTGGGAGATTTACAGCTCAAAAACCCGGTGATGCCTGCGTCTGGCTGTTTCTCGTTTGGAAAAGAGGTCGCCGCATTTTACGATTTGAGTGTGCTTGGCGCAATCGTCGTGAAGGCGACGACGCTCGAAGAGCGCCAGGGCAATAAGACGCCGCGCTTGGCAGAGACGGCGGCGGGCATGTTAAACGCCATCGGCCTTCAGAATCCCGGCGTCAAGCGCGTCGTAGAGACAGAACTTCCTCCGCTTCGCAAGTTTGGCATCCCGATCATTGTAAACGTCGCCGGAAATGCGATGGAGGATTATGTGCAAGTCGTAGAGCGATTGAACGAAAGCCCTGACGTTTCGGCGATTGAACTGAACATTTCCTGCCCGAACGTCAAGTGCGGTGGAATCCAGTTCGGCACAGACCCGGAGATGGCCGCATCGATGGTGCGCGCCGTAAAACGCGCGTCGCGCACGCCAGTGATCGTCAAATTGTCACCCAACGTGACGAGCATCTCCGAGATGGCGCT
This genomic interval carries:
- a CDS encoding dihydroorotate dehydrogenase electron transfer subunit, with protein sequence MPVQRVLEQRVIGPDLYALTFSAPLKLSEGGYEPGQFLHLRVTDSFDFVLRRPLSLCQVHVERNAMTVMYRAQGAGTRRLARLRAGDAIDVLGPLGKGFPLHEKDRRALLIGGGIGVPPLVELARRLYGRGCEVISVIGFQTADQIILREELKAYGRVHLVTDDGTEGERGRVTDVLTKELCADVSRYYACGPTPMLRAVQTVMREREIPGYLSLEERMGCGIGICVGCVHTVRREGCESYVKTCVEGPVFLAEEVVFS
- a CDS encoding dihydroorotate dehydrogenase, with translation MNLAVKVGDLQLKNPVMPASGCFSFGKEVAAFYDLSVLGAIVVKATTLEERQGNKTPRLAETAAGMLNAIGLQNPGVKRVVETELPPLRKFGIPIIVNVAGNAMEDYVQVVERLNESPDVSAIELNISCPNVKCGGIQFGTDPEMAASMVRAVKRASRTPVIVKLSPNVTSISEMALAVEEAGADAISLINTLIGMKIDIARRAPLLANRQGGLSGPAIKPIAVRMVYEVTSHVKIPVIGIGGITTGEDVVEFLLAGAQAIQVGTANFTDPFACKRIIEELQAYCEEAGVKDINTLIGAANPDAKGRFL